DNA sequence from the Methylomonas albis genome:
CACGACAGAATACCCCGTATTGCACGGATCGTGCAGCACGATAACACCTGGAGTCTATCAGTCACTTGTTGTTTCTTAGTCGTGGTACGGTTCATCCCCGCGGGTGCGGGGAACGCACCCTGCTGCAGATTGAGTGCGTTGACTGTGACGGTTCATCCCCGCGGGTGCGGGGAACGCCCGATTGAATCATACCGTATCGACGCGCCATGCGGTTCATCCCCGCGGGTGCGGGGAACGCCAGCAACCGCGCCGGTATAGATGTATCGAACCCGGTTCATCCCGCGGGTGCGGGGAACGCCAGCAACCGCGCCGGTATAGATGTATCGAACCCGGTTCATCCCCGCGGGTGCGGGGAACGCTTGGTTTAATGATTGAGCGACTCCGGTCAAGCCGGTTCATCCCGCGGGTGCGGGGAACGCGGTTTGGGTTTAAACGTCTATTTACCGGCGCATGGTTCATCCCCGCGGGTGCGGGGAACGCTAAGGACGTTTATGCGCATCCTTCAGGATTTGCGGTTCATCCCCGCGGGTGCGGGGAACGCAAAATACTGAGCATGCCGGGCGCGGCGGCAGCCGGTTCATCCCCGCGGGTGCGGGGAACGCGGAATAATTGACGCCGCCACGGAAACGATCTGCGGTTCATCCCCGCGGGTGCGGGGAACGCACTAATCGTAACTCATTGTTACGCATATAAAAACAACCCGGCGAAATTTCTACCGAATTTTTTGCCTTTTCCAGGTTGTTAAAGAGCCAGCAAAACTCGTAGCCTGAGATTCGGTTTGCAAGTCGATTTAGCGCTGTTTTTGTCCTCGCCCCCTCCTCCGCAGGACGACCGCGCTTTAGATACGCGACCAGTGAGGGAGGGAGAAAAACCGGTATGCTAGCTTTCCTCGCCTTCGATCGGAAAAAACGACACCAGCTTCAAGCCGTCCAGCTCGACCGGCAGCCTTCGATTCTTTCCTAAAGTCATAAAATCAAAGCCGGATTCGGTGTTGGTAGACCAAGCTATCACGGCGTTGCCCTCTTCCAAGCCATCCTCGATTTGCGACCAGATCATCTCCCGCACCTTGGCCGACAAGTCGCCAACGTAGACTCCGGCGCGGATTTCGATCAGCCACACCGCCAGGCGTCCGCGTAGCCGGGGTGGCACGTTTTCAACTACGATGACCAACATCGCCGATATTCTCAGAATTGGGGATGGCCGGGGCGATGTTTTCCTCCGCCGGCTTGGGGATTTCCAGTTCGCCCGCGGCCAGCACTTCCTCTATGGTGGGAATGATTTTGCGCAGAATTTTGCTTTGCCGAAACACGTCGCGACACATCAGCCGCACTTCGCGTTCCGGATTGGGATAGTTTTTGGCGGCGATCTTGAAAGCGTGCGGAACGATGTCGTCGAATTTGAACAAGTCGGCAATGTCGTACACAAAAGACAAGGGCTTGCCGGTGTGAATAAACCCTATGGCCGGCGCGTAACCGGCGGCCAGCACCGCCGCTTCGCAGATGCCGTCAAGCAGGCAGTGGCGGAGCTGAGGCAGCGGTTGGCGGTGTCGCTGTTGTCCCATTGCGTGTAGTCGTAATTGCGACCTTTCCAGTCCACACCGGCCTGTTTAGCCAGCAACTGGTACAGTTTGCGGACTCTGGCACCCTCGATACCGCGCAGTTGTTCGACGCTGCGGCGTTCCGGCGGTTTTTCGCCGAAACGGATTTCGTACATCTTGCGCACCACCTTCAAGCGTGCGTCGTCGCTCAAGGCCAGTTTGGCCTGGTACAGCAAACGATCCGAACGGGCACCGCCCGGCTGGCCCGCGGCATACAACCTGACTCCGGCTTCGCCGACCCAGACCAACAAGGTCCCTGCCCTGGCCGCCAACGCGGCGGCGTGATGCGAGACGCGGGTGCCGGGTTCCAGCATGATGCAGGCGATGGAGCCGACCGGAATATGGGTGCGAATGCCGGTTTCGTCGACGACGACAAAGGCGCCGTCCTTGACGTCGATCTGGCCTTTTTCTATAAAGACCATGGAGACACGTTCTTTCATGGCGATGGGCTTTAGGGGTGGCAGCATGGGGTTGGTGCTAATTAAAGTTGGGCAGTTGTAACAATCGCTCGCTACGCCATACCCTGATGACATGAATTGTCCGATCTTCCAACCAATACACCATGCGAAAAGGCGAATGAATCAGCTCGCGTATTTTTTCTTCTTGAAATTCGGGAACCACTCTACCGATTTCCGGATGCTCAACCAAGGTTTCGAGATGAGCAACGATGTCTGCAACAAACTTATCGCCAATATGCGGCACGCCTTGTTCCAGATAATACGCTTTAATGTCTAAGAGATCGTTGAATGCGGAATCGGCAATCAGCAGCTTCATTTAGCCGATACCCAGCTTGGCTTTCACCTCGGCCAATTCCATGGTCCGACCATTTTTCACATCCATCAGGCCTTGAGCGACAGCTTTCATAAAAGCCCGTTCTTCCTGATTTTTTTCGTACTCATCCAAGTCCTGCACCACGGCGACACCTCGGCCACGACTGGTCAGTAGCACCGGTCTGTGTGTTTCCTTTACCTGATTGATCACCTTCCCTGGGTTGATTTTCAGGTCGGTAAGCGGAATAACGTCTTCGGAAAATTTAATCTGCATGGCATTTTACCTGTGCGCTTTGGAGTGCTGATTTTAGCACTTGTTAAATGGTGCTGCTTTTAGACTCGGCGAATCATAAGCAATCCGCAGCCAAAGGCTTTTGATCGGCCAATACCATGAAACAGCGCCTGCTCAAATTTTTCGACATCGGTAATTTGCAGTTGACCGGTAAAGTCGATCGAGCTGAAACCCGCCTTTCTACCCTTGCTATCCAAACTGTGCCAAGCATATGATCCGCCGCCAAGCAGTCTAGTCGTCTTCTGGCATTCATCAAGAAGTCATCGACTCGCGCCGCTAGCGACTTACCGAGAACCAGTCTTTAACAGCTAGACTCACTCTTCATTCAGTACGCGGCGCCGCACTTCCGTGTTAAAACGCCAATCCATTTAACATTAAACCCGCTCAAGAATAACCAGCGGCTATCAAAGCGATTGAGCCCGAAGCTCAGGCCTTACACCATGCCATTCTCTTGCAGCATGGCATAGGCGGCATTTATTTGCCTGGTTTCTTCTTCGGCGATTTGCTTGATTTTTATGCCCAAGGTGCCCACTCTATCCGGGTGATATTCGGAAATTTTCTTTTTGTAGGCAGCTTTTATATCCAGCGGAATGGCATCTGCAGCCAAGCCAAGAATCAGGTAGCAATCCTCCAAAGATTTAACGCTTTGGTCATCTTCAGGTAGTTTTATTTCGGTTATATAGACATTGCGGTGATCGTCAATATCCAGTTTGAACTGTGCATTGCACTTCCGGCATCGCGCTTTGTTACCGTCAATCGGCAATGTAAATTTAATGTGTTGCGAGCAGGATGGACAGGAAATTGTTCTTAGGTTTGCAGCGGTCTTAAGTGGCGGCTTTTTTTGATTTCTATCTTTAAGTCGATTTTTTCTAAGGTTGAGTACGATGAATCCAAGC
Encoded proteins:
- a CDS encoding DnaJ domain-containing protein, with the protein product MNIILLGFIVLNLRKNRLKDRNQKKPPLKTAANLRTISCPSCSQHIKFTLPIDGNKARCRKCNAQFKLDIDDHRNVYITEIKLPEDDQSVKSLEDCYLILGLAADAIPLDIKAAYKKKISEYHPDRVGTLGIKIKQIAEEETRQINAAYAMLQENGMV
- a CDS encoding CRISPR-associated endonuclease Cas1, which gives rise to MLAAGYAPAIGFIHTGKPLSFVYDIADLFKFDDIVPHAFKIAAKNYPNPEREVRLMCRDVFRQSKILRKIIPTIEEVLAAGELEIPKPAEENIAPAIPNSENIGDVGHRS
- the cas6e gene encoding type I-E CRISPR-associated protein Cas6/Cse3/CasE: MDSKGRKAGFSSIDFTGQLQITDVEKFEQALFHGIGRSKAFGCGLLMIRRV
- the cas2e gene encoding type I-E CRISPR-associated endoribonuclease Cas2e; translation: MLVIVVENVPPRLRGRLAVWLIEIRAGVYVGDLSAKVREMIWSQIEDGLEEGNAVIAWSTNTESGFDFMTLGKNRRLPVELDGLKLVSFFPIEGEES
- a CDS encoding type II toxin-antitoxin system Phd/YefM family antitoxin, translated to MQIKFSEDVIPLTDLKINPGKVINQVKETHRPVLLTSRGRGVAVVQDLDEYEKNQEERAFMKAVAQGLMDVKNGRTMELAEVKAKLGIG
- a CDS encoding type II toxin-antitoxin system RelE/ParE family toxin, producing MKLLIADSAFNDLLDIKAYYLEQGVPHIGDKFVADIVAHLETLVEHPEIGRVVPEFQEEKIRELIHSPFRMVYWLEDRTIHVIRVWRSERLLQLPNFN
- the cas1e gene encoding type I-E CRISPR-associated endonuclease Cas1e produces the protein MKERVSMVFIEKGQIDVKDGAFVVVDETGIRTHIPVGSIACIMLEPGTRVSHHAAALAARAGTLLVWVGEAGVRLYAAGQPGGARSDRLLYQAKLALSDDARLKVVRKMYEIRFGEKPPERRSVEQLRGIEGARVRKLYQLLAKQAGVDWKGRNYDYTQWDNSDTANRCLSSATACLTASAKRRCWPPVTRRP